In Lolium rigidum isolate FL_2022 chromosome 3, APGP_CSIRO_Lrig_0.1, whole genome shotgun sequence, the genomic window TGGCGCCCCTAAGTAGCCAAGGAAAACTGAAACTGCGCTTGCAACCGTTCGCATCGACCATACGCCCATCTTCATTAACCGTCACGTACCACTAATTCTCCCCTAACCTACAGCTGGATGCCGCCGGCCAAACTACTCGCCGCCGTGCTGCTCGCTGTCATGAATGATCCGGCCGCAAACCTTAACTGTTTTCTTAACCTGCTGCTAGATATACCGGTCTTGCGGCCGGCCGCACGCGTGTACACGTTGCCGGCGGAGCAGCTCCGGTGACTTCATGGAATCAACCAAGCTGGCCGCCGGGTGTGCTGATCAGTTCATGTCGTCGGCTGTGCTCTCTCCGCCGATGGCCACATGCACGCGTACGTGGATATCACGTCGCCGGCCAACCTGCTCGCCGTAGGCGCTCCTACATGAATTTCAGAGCCGTGGCTGATAAGGACGACATACGGATAATATAGTACAAGCGCCCGTATATTTATGAATTTGGAGTAATGCCATGGTAAGGCATAAGTCATCGGTTCAAATCCGATAAAGGGCTTTTAAAATTAGTGGTAGAGTAATGCCGTGCTAAGACGTAAGTCCTCGGTTCGAATCTGATAGAATACTTTATCTACTAAAATTCATTcacttttttctttgtttttgaaaCTTTCTCCATTTTTTATAGAATTTTATGACTTAGTGCGGGATGCATTCATTTTGGGTCTGAACACtaaataaagcaaaaaaaaaaagaaattgtaCTCTTTTTCATCTTAGATCAATCAAATAACTACCTGTACTGAACTAATACTAATATAGATATAGAATCCCTCCTATTTCATAATCCATTCTTATTCTATAACCCTTTAAATAAATTTCCCTAAAAAGTAGGGGATGGTCCATGAATTAAAACActacaaaaaaaacacaaaattaaCTAATGACAATCATACCCTTAATTATGAAGGGGTATAGAGTAATCTCGACCCTTGATGTGTTTAGGGGGGGAGCACTGAAGCAGAAGGGCTTCAAAAAACGCGGCTGGGGCAAGCTTCCTTGGTCGTTGCGCGCCGGTGAGAGTCCAAAACGCAAGGGGAGGGTCGTATTGTTTCACACCGTATCAAGTTTTTTCGCGCGATATTTGGGGCTGAGTCTGAAAAACCCGGGATGCAAAACATGCTAGTGAGGATTTCCGGGGATCTCAGGTGGCCCTGCAAAACAATTCCGAAAGCCCTTATCAATACATGCCTGCAAAACAAGGCTCAATGTGCTCTGCTATCCGCGATGCACCTCTGCTCTTGCCGACCTGTCGTGCCATGCTCTATTGCTTCAGAAGTTCAGAGTTACTCCACAGCCTGCGGGGAGTTTGCACAAGGAATACTGTGATCTGTCGACATTTGTTTTGAAAGCCGGCATGCAGTCTTTGAGGTGGCATTTCACATTTTGTCTTCTACATTTTTTCCTGTAAAAAACGGCAATGGATCAGAATTCACGACATAGACATTCGATGAGAATATGGAACATCTCAGGGGAAAGTTGCTGAAGTTACAGGATTCAGTAAAAGGAATTCATGCAACATATGCTGATGCCACAACATGGAGGAGGCGTCAAACGAGTCCACAACTGCCAAAAAGCAGACTCGGTACAACTTCTGAACCGAAATGTTTACAGCAGCTTCCAGTGCTGACATTCAACATTTAAACCGAGGCATCGCCAAACAAGTGAGGCAACTAAGTTCTCATAAATTTTGGACCAACGAAGCATATGTAAATGCTGCACGGTTGACATTACAGTCGGGACTCCCTCATGTAACCCATAATTTACATACGCATGCCGGCTTCCATAACCGGGGACGCGTTTATTCGACAAGACCAAATACACCTGTATATGAGCTGAGATATGACCATACTCACATCAGTAATATCACTATAAATAGAACAAACGAGTGGCGCTTTGTGACACACCGCGTTCAGTTTTGCGCCTCTTCAGTATCAAAGCTGCATCATAGAATCCCAGTTACTTGGGATCATGCCATGATGCACCTGGGATCGGACCTCCCTCTTCGGCCTGTACTGCCACCACCAAACTGAATGAAGAAAGGCTCATCATCGCCACCACCGCTTGCGAAATCAGAAGCAGACGGTTCATGCTCTGTGTCAGATTCAGATAGTCTTGGATGCAACCTCAGCAGACGCATGAGGATGCCAGGCTCAACTGTCGCTCCTGCTCGGGAAGCGTCGACTTTTCTACCCCGATCATTATAAGCCATTATCTGTTATGCAACGAAAAGAATACGGTAAAATAAAAAATGAATGTAATAACAAGAGCAGGTATACGGCCAATTGTGTAACTACATACAACTTACTTGATTTGCATGTTTCGGCAATGGAATTACTTTCTTAGATTCAGGTGACCAAATCCTGATTATTCTGCCGATCCCGCTAGTAGCTAGGAACGGGAACCGCGGATGGGGTTCGACGCAGGTAACGACATTCCTATCTCCACACATCATCCTCATCACTTTACCTCCCTTCTTCTTCCAAATGAACACATTCCCACAGTCTGATCCACTCAAAACATATTCATCATTTGGTCCAAAGAAACTGACTCCTTTAACAGTTCTGGAATTCCTGTGACCAGAGTATGCTTGTACCTCCTTGAGCTTGTCCAAATTCTCTGGCAGTGTTGATTCGGGATTCGAACCAAGACCCATGTTGTTTTGGAACAAATAGACAAGCTCGTCATTGTATGAGACAAGCATCTCGCTTGATTTGGAGTATGCAATACCAGTGATGTGGACCTTCCCACCCTTAAGAAGGTGCTTAGGGCAGAAAGTATCAACTGGTAGGTTCATATTGCTTGAAGCATCCGAGTTGATTCTCCTAGAATCATACAACCGTACATACTCATCGGAACCACCAACTGAAAAATAGTTCGGGTTCTGCGGGTCGATGGCAATAGTATTCAGTCTTACACGACGTCTCCTCTCTGAGAACGAATAGCAGGTGAAGAGCTTTATTGGTGAATTACTGCGCAGGTCAAACTgtaacaaataacaaatgtttaATGCAAATGTACTATGCTCATAAATAATTGTTGTAATTGCATATAACCGGCCAGTGACTTACATGCTGTACCAGGCCATCCTCTCCACAAGTGTAAAGTATGTGAGGACTTCCTGGTTCGAGAGCCACTCTCTTCACACGATCATCATGTTCCCCTATTTGCCTGGTTGTTACTTCACCACCCTGCTTCAGTTCTCCCACCCTTACCTACAAGAAGAGAACAGTAACTTCGCTGAATCTGCAGGCGCCTGATTGCAGAAATATTTccatatataattttttttccgGCTCTTCCCTTTCCAGATAAAGTTGGCGCAGAAAAAGCAAGTAGGTTAGGTTCttttgaaaagaataaaattgaggtAGCTAGTTCTGTTAATAGTATTAAAATTGCGAGGTTGATCACGTGGTGATGTTTAAATGTCAACACCATCAAAGGCAGGACATGAGGAAGACAGTGTCTCTCTATCCCCAAGGTGACTAACCTTTGTAACGACCTAGCTGATGAGGAGGACGATAAATTGGAGACGAACCGGCGAGTAGGAGGCGCAAAAGTTGCACATAGCCCAAAAAATAGAGAACTTTCTCCGTATCTTAGATAAAAGGTCGTGGTTTACGGTCTCACAAACTTTCTCACTTTATCTATGAAAGGTATGTTTTGGAATAGCCGAACAGAAATGATCTCACTGACCTAGCTAAACATCGCTTTATTGAAGAGTTGGCTCAGGATTAGAAATTGGATTTACTCGCCTTGATGGAGATGGGGCGATCAAAATTTTCGAACCCTTTTCTTGACATATTAGTGGGGGTATAGATTATGTGTGACATTGTCATTCTCCTCATGGTAGGTCTAGAGGTATTCTTTTAGGCATTAATGTGGCTACCATTAAGGTCAAGGTGACCAGAGTTGGTAACAACTCCTTTACGAGCACGATCCATAGTGGGTTACGTTTCATTCAGGAAGAGCTGAATCACATCAAGTTTCACGTTAGATCTAGGAGTATTGTTTTGAATTTGTTTGCTCGCAGTAAATGGTTCTGCGCAACATGAGTTCAAGTCAGATTTTCTTGCCAAAACTTGCTCATATATGTTGTTCTGTAATTTCAACATTATTCATAGAGAACAGAAAATAGTGTTGATTTCGATGCATGTTGGCCCTTCGTGCTTAAAGCCAAAACTGATAAGCTTGACTTTGAGGAAAATTGttctcctaggacactaatttacttgggccaacacgTTGAAGCACACTAAGTTATATGGCAGTGTGGAGTGGGAACATAAGTTCTCAATGGTCATTATTCACACACTGCAATGGGTGGTGTACGATTGAATAAAATCACAGGGGTGTGACAACCTTGTCGGCAACCTTGCGAGAGCACATGAAATTTGTAAATGTGGAGAATGTTGAGATCGAAGGACGGAACTCGTTAACACAGACACTGATTTACCAAGGTTTGAACCCCCTTGTGAGGGTAAAGATCCATGGGTTTTCCCCATCAAACATGCCCATGGACTTTGGCATCACATTGCTTTTTGGCATCACAATCGACTCATTGCTTTTTGGCATCACAATCGAATCTCTCCAACAAAATCTAGACATGGCCACTTCCCAATGCTATCTTCACCGGCTCGCCGAAAAGGGTGCCCACTTCCGTACCTCCATTTATGGGGATCATGCCGGCATTTTTTGGCCCCTATCAAGGTAGATATCATGGCCCTTCTGCTAATTGTCACCAACTTCGGCAATGTCAACAACTTACAGAACAGCTTCGTCGCTCCCATCCGTTATCATTGTATTGATCTTGACGATATTTTGGGCCTTAGGCCTCCAACTTGTCATCAATAAGGTCAAGCGCATTCATTCCGAACTCACTGAAGATAAGACCACCGGCCGGTAGGCTCGCTCCTTGGCAAGGAAAATATTTTATCATTGTGGGTCGCACAACCCTTGCCAAGTTGACCCTCACattgcaatctatctatctcctCCCCCACGCCCTTGATGTCCCGGTTGAGTTTCTTCAAGCACTCCAAAAGATTATCCACGCTTGGATTTGGGCGGGCACCAATAAGGTGTCTAGTGGAAAATGTAAAATCAATTGGGACACCATTTCTAGGACAACTTCCCTTGGCAACCTCGTGTCCTCAACTTGGAGAACTTTTTTCCCACCTTTCGCTTAAGGTGGCCATGCCATCGTTGGAGTGGACAGAACTGGGCCGGCCTTGGGTTGGAACCGAGCTCCCTTGCAATGAGGGTCATATGGATTTTTTATTTGCCATGACTAAAGTCGCCATTGGAGATGAGAGGAAGGCCATGTTTTGAATGCCCCTTGGCCCGATGTGATCATCCCCAAAACCATCGCGCCCTCCATTTTTCCTGCTCAAATAAGAAATCTTGGTCGGTTTGGTAGGCCATGACCAACAACGCTTGGAATCAACAAATTTACTACTGCAACGGCCTTTCGGTGCAACACCTTGAGGAATTTAGTTgcctttggcataaaaacttgcaAATCCAACTTTGTGAAGGTGTCTATGATGCTATCACTTGGAAACTCACCACCTCAGGGAACTATTCTGCTTCTTGCGCTTACAAGGATCACTTCGCCATGCAAGATGTGATCTCCTTCAAAGTGAAGATTTTTCTCTTAGTTTATCATTCAAAATCGCGTGTGGACGTCGGATCGTATCCAACAGCGTGGATGACCTAATTGTGGTAATTCCCCCCTTTCTAATAGGGCTCCCAAGTCCGTGGCTCACATGCTTTTCACTTGTCGATTTACCTCTAGGATTTAGGTGATGGTTAAAGCTTGGAATGACCTTCCGTCTTTCGGCCCGACGGATTTTGCGGCCTTTCAAGACACGTCGGCTCTTGTTAGATGTATATTCTTCATGCTCATCCCGGAACGATGAAAGTTATGGTATCATTTGACATGCTCATTACTTGGGATTCAATGAGCACAACACTAGATTGTTTAAAAACAAGAGACGCTTTCCCTTAGTTACTTTTGGCCGCATCAAGTTGGAGGCGAGATCCTAGATCCTTGCCGGTGCTAACAACCTGGGGTAACCTTATTCCAGGAGAGTATAATTTTTTATCATGGGTTGGGGTATGAAACTAAAACCTATCTTGTTACTTGCTTCTTATTATTCATAAGAAAATATTTCTATTCTTTAAAGGATCCTACTCCTCCCTTGCTCTTGTATTATGTGATGCACAAAGAAATATTATAAATAAGCGCGCTCAGCCAAATGTAGATGATGATCTTGACTAGATCTTTGATATTTTAGTCCTTTGGGGCGCACCGGGTCCCCATTACATAGGCAATCGTGGTGCTTTACATCAAGATTTGAGACCTTGTATGGCATGACTGAGAGTCTACTGCGGTCACTCTCTTTGCCTCAAGTTATTTCATTGGGCCCATGTGAACTGGGAAGGTGGTTTGGTAGGAAGCTTCTAAGGGGTACCCGACTTTCACCTTGCTAGCTAGCTTGTCTGCCTTGAAGGGTATATTTCTAAGTTCGTGCCACATCAGTGTGTCaacaatgatcaatcatcttttcTTATAGACTATGTCGAGGTGGCATACCTATGTAATAGGgcgaaatttagtttagaattatcTTGCTTCAGTCGTTGAATTAGCAAAAGTTCCTCATGGCCGCATGTCTATGAAATGGAAACACACACCATGATAAGGTTTGACAAATGAGATAATTCTTACAAGGCTGGTCTCTTTGTATCAGAGGATCTtataaaatgaaaagggaaggatGGTACAATTATTGATGCTTTGAACATTATGTCGGGCAGATTCTCCTTAACATAGCCGAGGAAGCTATTAAAGGGGATGCTAATAAAAAATGGTAAAAATCATGTGTGAAGACAAAACAACATGAACCCAACTTACAAAAGTAAACTACATTTCAGGAATGTAAAATTGTGCAAGTCCTTCTATGTTATAGCCAATGGTGGACCATTGTAAAGAAACTTCACCACTTGAGCAAGGTGGCTACCGAAACCTTAAACAATTATTATAAATTGTTGTTCAGTGCCCTAGCAATAAATCACTTCTCTATGGGGATCCAAATACTGAAGACATCCCGCAATTTTCTCCTGGGGAGAACAACATTCTCACAACCTTTCACCAAGAAGGAAGTGTGAGAGGATGTTTTCGAGATGGAGCATAACAATGATCCAATATTAGATGGGTTCCTAAGTAAGTTTTTTGAAATATGTTGGGACGTAACTAAAGCGGATGTCATGGACTCGTTCGCTGATTTTCAATAAGGGATGTTGCCCTTGTTTCAGCTTAACTTTGATTTCATGGCCTTGTTGCCaaaaagaagaagatgcggtCCAAATTCAACAATAACATCCGATTTTCCTACTCAATGTTTGCTTAAATATCCTTGTGGGTGATAAATAATCGTATCACAATACTTgctcataatttttttttatccCACACCGTCGTCTTTTATGCCTAGACGTAACATCCTAGAGGGGGTTGTGGCCCTGCATGAAACTATTAGACGAGGTTATCTTTGCGTtggattttgaaatttccattgaCAAAGTAAAATGTTTTTTTCCAGCAAGCATTGTGCATGAAGGGTTTCATACCAAACTAGTGTGACTGGATTGCTAAGTTTATACATGGAGGGAGTGTGGCGGTTAAAGTGGACGGTGAAATTGAGCATTACTTACAAGCAAGAAAAGGTAAGAAATAGCGGGATCCTATGTCTCCGATTTTTCTAAATCTGGTAGccgatatgcttgcaattctttatTGCTCAAGCTAAGGAGGATGACCAAGATGGAGACCTTGTGTTGCATCCGATGGATGCTAGGATTTCCATTTTAGTATGTCCATGCCATTAATTTTATGGAACTTGATGTGCAAATGGCTATAAATATGCAGTTAATGTTTTCCATTTTAAACAACTCTCATGCCTTAAAGTCAATTTTTAGATgagtgattttcttttgttttgaccGTGCtaaagaggaagaagaacactacgaACAATTATTTGGTATGAATCCCTTCTATCCAGGTATCTTGGTATCCCCACCCATTACCATAAGATCCTAAATAAGGAGCGCAATATGGTGGAGGACTTGTTTTGAGAAAAAATATGGTACACGACTTGTGTTAGCAACTATGTACTCATCCAACCTATCTTTATGTTGTCCATTTTGGCGTGCAAAgtgatttgttgcgaactaacaaTGCTGAAGCATCACCACTGCTAGGTATAACTGATGGAGGTTAGACCAAAGTTCTTTTTTACCCTGGAATGCCACTCCCGGTACTCAAGGTGCACCACCAAATATCTACCATGATTTCTTGTCACATGTGCTGGAACACTACCTCCATTCCTTCTAGCCTTGACACACATGCATGCGCTGATTCCCCTACTGATATGCGTCATGTCCTAGACCACCTCGCAGTGAATAAGCCTCACACATAGGTTAGAGGAACATGACATACTAGACCGTATAAGAGCGTCCTTAGACCTCACCATATATCAAATGTTGGCTTTCCAGCCAATGCTCACATACATTGTGATCAATGCCGCATGGCCGATAATTTTGCACGTACAAGCGTGTTAATAG contains:
- the LOC124695479 gene encoding DDB1- and CUL4-associated factor 8-like, encoding MAAVCLATGRRPAASSFFEVGRREIGLSNPRACSSRISGSEGIIMRMNQYAQLQGHTASVNAVSFSPAGDLLVSASDDTHIILWDWLAKSKRLSYPSGHQYNVLHARVMPFTDDSTIVTVAGDDQVRVGELKQGGEVTTRQIGEHDDRVKRVALEPGSPHILYTCGEDGLVQHFDLRSNSPIKLFTCYSFSERRRRVRLNTIAIDPQNPNYFSVGGSDEYVRLYDSRRINSDASSNMNLPVDTFCPKHLLKGGKVHITGIAYSKSSEMLVSYNDELVYLFQNNMGLGSNPESTLPENLDKLKEVQAYSGHRNSRTVKGVSFFGPNDEYVLSGSDCGNVFIWKKKGATSGIGRIIRIWSPESKKVIPLPKHANQIMAYNDRGRKVDASRAGATVEPGILMRLLRLHPRLSESDTEHEPSASDFASGGGDDEPFFIQFGGGSTGRRGRSDPRCIMA